From one Anoplolepis gracilipes chromosome 8, ASM4749672v1, whole genome shotgun sequence genomic stretch:
- the Beta-spec gene encoding spectrin beta chain isoform X3, with product MNYDKVVFDLRGERELVQKKTFQKWVNSHLVRCSCRIGDLYVDLRDGKMLIRLLEILSGERLPRPTKGKMRIHCLENVDKALQFLREQRVHLENMGSHDIVDGNPRLSLGLIWTIILRFQIQDITIEETDNQETKSAKDALLLWCQMKTAGYHNVNVRNFTTSWRDGLAFNAIIHKHRPDLIQFDKLSKSNAIYNLNNAFNVAEDKLGLTKLLDAEDIFVDHPDEKSIITYVVTYYHYFSKMKQETVQGKRIGKVVGIAMENDRMIHEYESLTSDLLHWIEGTIEALGDRRFANSLVGVQSQLSQFSNYRTVEKPPKFVEKGNLEVLLFTLQSKMRANNQKPYTPKEGKMISDINKAWERLEKAEHERELALREELIRQEKLEQLAARFNRKASMRETWLSENQRLVSQDNFGFDLAAVEAAAKKHEAIETDIFAYEERVQAVMAVSQELEAENYHDIERINARKDNVLRLWNYLLELLRARRMRLELSLQLQQNFQEKLYILDSMEEIKMRLLTDDYGKHLMGVEDLLQKHSLVEADINVLGERVKAVVQQSQRFLEHGEGYRPCDPAIIVERVQQLENAYAELVRLAIERRTRLEESRKLWQFYWDMADEENWIKEKEQIVSTGDIGHDLTTINLLLSKHKALENEIQSHEPQLMSVAAVGDELVRQQHFGSDRIQERLQEILAMWNHLLDLAAFRRKRLEEAVDYHQLFADADDIDIWMLDTLRLVSSEDVGRDEANVQSLLKKHKDVTDELKNYAATIEQLHQQASGLGEQDAKSPEVLERLTSIDNRYKELLELAKLRKQRLLDALSLYKVFSETDGVEQWIGEKNRMLDTMVPVKDIEDVEIMKHRYNGFEKEMNANASRVAVVNQLARQLLHVEHPNSEQIIARQNELNQKWAELREKAEGKREELNSAHGVQTFHIECRETVSWIEDKKRILQQTDSLEMDLTGVMTLQRRLSGMERDLAAIQAKLDALEKEAEVIQKEHPEEAAMIRDRITQIHLIWEQLTQMLKERDAKLEEAGDLHRFLRDLDHFQAWLTKTQTDVASEDTPTSLADAEKLLTQHQNIKEEIDNYTDDYQKMMEYGERLTTEAGDGDTQYMFLRERLNALKMGWEELHQMWVNRQNLLSNSLNLQVFDRDARQAEVLLSQQEHILAKDETPANFEQAEHMIKRHEAFMTTMDANDEKINSVVQFAGRLVDEGHFAADKVKKKAENINERRRINRDKANQLMDKLKDQQQLQMFLQDCEELGEWVQEKHITAQDETYRSAKTIHSKWTRHQAFEAEIASNKDRLQQLQQAADELIQQKPDLAEIIKPKVVELADQFVELETTTHDKGERLFDANREVLIHQTCDDIDSWMNELEKQIESTDTGSDLASVNILMQKQQMIETQMAVKAKQVTELDKQAEHLQRTVPDDKMEEIKCKKEKVAQRFAQLKAPLIDRQRHLEKKKEAFQFRRDVEDEKLWIAEKIPQATSTEYGNSLFNVHMLKKKNQSLRTEIDNHEPRINLVCNNGQKLIDEGHEDSSEFQKLISELTEKWRELKDAVDERNRHLLQNEKAQQYFFDATEAESWMSEQELYMMVEDRGKDEISAQNLMKKHESLEHAVEDYAETIRQLGETARQLINDQHPLADQIAVKQSQADKLYAGLKDLAGERRAKLDEALQLFMLNREVDDLEQWIQERELVAGSHELGQDYDHVTLLWERFKEFARDTEAIGSERVEAVNGIADSLIATGHSDAATIAEWKDGLNEVWQDLLELIETRTQMLVASRELHKFFHDCKDVLGRILEKQNAMSDELGRDAGSVSALQRKHTNFIQDLSTLQSQVTQIEEESAKLQASYAGDKAREITNREAEVVAAWNNLQSLCEGRRTKLEDTGDLFRFFNMVRTLMIWMDDVVRQMNTSEKPRDVAGVELLMNNHQSLKAEIDAREDNLMACINLGKDLLARNHYASVQIKEKLAALTDHRNALLHRWEERWENLQLILEVYQFARDAAVAEAWLIAQEPYLMSQELGHTIDEVENLIKKHEAFEKSAAAQEERFSALHRLTTFELKELKRREQEREEEERRKKEEAAAAEAARLAKATPVTSPDEPSSERAETDGATSGERAGEDEGHVAHRKASTRTPQLQDKPKEVHAQKPRQLSFREGEGIPVVSTSAKTPPHGTSRTPTTPKGTGSELRRKERSRSKSPFRSFRWRKSAKSPSLDRSGVSDDERSIPEARSPSDDEFEGPLQRKHEWESTTKKASNRSWDKVYMVVRGQNLCVYKDQKSYKASPDQSYKGEAPLDLRGATITVASDYTKKKHVFRVKSQSGSDFLFQAKDDTEMNDWVSVLNQAAQGTSGASTSRAHTLPAPTQAETKRRSFFTLKKN from the exons atGAATTATGATAAAGTCGTGTTTGATCTTCGAg GTGAGCGTGAATTAGTGCAAAAGAAGACTTTCCAGAAATGGGTTAATTCCCACTTGGTTCGATGTTCGTGCCGGATCGGCGATCTGTATGTCGATCTGCGAGACGGCAAGATGTTGATAAGACTCTTGGAAATCTTATCGGGTGAGCGTTTACCGCGTCCCACCAAGGGCAAGATGCGTATCCATTGTTTAGAGAATGTAGACAAAGCCCTGCAATTCTTGCGCGAGCAAAGGGTACATCTGGAGAACATGGGCTCTCATGACATCGTGGACGGGAATCCGCGCCTGAGTTTGGGTCTTATCTGGACGATCATCCTGCGTTTCCAGATCCAAGATATTACAATCGAAGAGACGGACAATCAGGAAACCAAGTCCGCCAAGGACGCTTTACTGCTATGGTGCCAGATGAAGACCGCCGGTTACCACAACGTGAATGTGAGAAACTTTACGACATCTTGGCGGGACGGACTGGCGTTTAACGCAATCATTCATAAACACCGTCCAGACTTGATTCAATTTGATAAACTCTCCAAGTCTAACGCAATCTATAATCTTAACAATGCATTCAACGTCGCGGAAGACAAACTTGGTCTCACGAAACTCTTAGACGCTGAAGATATCTTCGTTGATCATCCGGACGAGAAATCCATTATAACATATGTCGTTACATATTATCATTACTTCTCGAAGATGAAGCAGGAGACGGTGCAAGGTAAAAGGATCGGCAAAGTGGTCGGTATCGCGATGGAGAATGATCGTATGATACACGAATATGAGAGTCTCACTAGCGACTTGCTACACTGGATCGAAGGCACGATAGAGGCGCTTGGCGATCGTAGATTTGCGAATTCTCTAGTTGGCGTTCAATCGCAGCTCTCGCAGTTCTCGAATTATCGCACTGTAGAGAAACCACCTAAATTCGTGGAAAAGGGTAATTTGGAAGTGCTGCTGTTTACTCTGCAATCGAAAATGCGTGCAAACAATCAGAAACCTTACACGCCCAAAGAAGGTAAAATGATATCTGACATCAACAAAGCCTGGGAGAGATTAGAAAAGGCGGAGCACGAACGAGAATTGGCCCTACGCGAGGAATTGATCCGGCAAGAGAAATTGGAGCAATTGGCGGCTAGATTTAATCGAAAAGCCAGCATGCGCGAGACATGGCTGTCAGAGAATCAACGACTGGTGTCGCAGGACAACTTTGGCTTTGATCTCGCCGCTGTAGAAGCTGCTGCCAAGAAGCATGAAGCTATAGAAACCGACATCTTTGCCTATGAGGAACGCGTGCAAGCTGTCATGGCGGTCTCACAGGAGCTTGAGGCAGAAAATTATCATGACATTGAGCGTATCAATGCTCGTAAGGATAACGTTCTGCGCTTGTGGAACTATCTCCTGGAATTACTTCGTGCTAGGCGGATGCGATTGGAGCTCTCGCTTCAGCTACAACAAAACTTCCAGGAGAAATTGTACATTCTGGATAGTATGGAGGAGATCAAAATGCGACTGTTGACAGACGATTACGGCAAACACCTGATGGGCGTGGAGGATCTGTTACAGAAGCATTCTCTCGTTGAGGCAGACATCAATGTGCTAGGCGAAAGAGTCAAGGCTGTAGTTCAACAGAGTCAGAGATTCTTAGAGCATGGAGAGGGCTATCGACCATGCGATCCGGCCATCATAGTTGAACGTGTGCAACAACTGGAGAACGCATATGCTGAACTAGTACGGCTAGCGATTGAGCGTCGCACCAGACTTGAAGAATCTCGGAAACTTTGGCAGTTTTATTGGGACATGGCCGATGAGGAGAATTGGATAAAGGAGAAGGAACAAATTGTATCCACAGGTGACATTGGTCATGATCTGACAACTATTAATCTGCTATTATCCAAGCATAAGGCGCTAGAAAATGAGATACAGTCACACGAGCCACAGTTGATGTCAGTCGCTGCCGTTGGCGATGAACTAGTTCGACAACAACATTTCGGATCAGATCGTATTCAAGAGAGACTCCAAGAAATTCTTGCCATGTGGAATCATTTATTAGATTTAGCAGCTTTCAGGAGAAAGCGACTCGAAGAGGCTGTCGACTATCACCAACTCTTTGCGGACGCAGACGATATCGACATTTGGATGTTGGATACTTTACGGCTCGTTTCGTCAGAAGATGTCGGTAGAGACGAGGCGAATGTGCAGTCGTTACTGAAAAAACACAAGGACGTGACGGATGAGCTCAAGAATTACGCTGCGACTATTGAGCAGCTTCATCAGCAAGCATCTGGATTAGGCGAACAAGATGCTAAGTCGCCGGAGGTCCTGGAAAGACTGACCTCGATAGATAACAGGTACAAAGAGCTTCTCGAGCTAGCTAAATTGCGTAAGCAAAGACTCTTGGATGCTCTGTCATTGTATAAAGTATTCAGCGAAACTGACGGAGTTGAGCAATGGATTGGCGAGAAGAACAGAATGCTGGATACGATGGTGCCCGTCAAGGACATCGAAGACGTCGAGATCATGAAACACCGTTACAACGGCTTCGAGAAAGAGATGAACGCAAATGCATCTCGCGTTGCTGTAGTTAATCAATTGGCTAGACAATTGCTACATGTCGAGCATCCAAATTCGGAACAGATAATTGCACGACAGAACGAGCTAAATCAGAAATGGGCTGAGCTGCGCGAGAAGGCGGAAGGCAAACGCGAAGAGTTGAACTCCGCACATGGCGTGCAGACCTTCCATATCGAGTGTCGTGAGACCGTGTCGTGGATTGAGGATAAGAAGCGAATCTTGCAACAAACTGATAGCCTGGAGATGGATTTGACTGGCGTGATGACGCTTCAGCGCAGACTGAGTGGTATGGAACGTGATCTGGCGGCTATTCAGGCCAAATTGGATGCTTTGGAGAAAGAAGCGGAGGTCATACAAAAAGAACATCCAGAAGAGGCAGCTATGATTCGAGACAGAATCACACAAATTCATCTGATTTGGGAGCAGCTGACGCAAATGTTAAAGGAACGTGACGCCAAACTCGAAGAGGCCGGAGATTTGCACCGGTTCCTGCGTGATCTCGATCACTTCCAAGCATGGCTCACGAAAACCCAGACTGACGTCGCCAGCGAGGACACACCGACCAGTCTCGCTGATGCCGAGAAACTCCTTACGCAGCATCAGAATATCAAGGAAGAGATCGATAATTACACCGATGATTATCAGAAGATGATGGAGTATGGTGAGCGACTGACGACGGAGGCCGGCGACGGCGATACACAATACATGTTCCTGCGGGAAAGATTGAATGCGCTGAAGATGGGCTGGGAAGAGCTACATCAGATGTGGGTGAATCGTCAGAACTTGCTATCCAATTCTCTGAATCTACAAGTATTCGACCGAGACGCGCGTCAAGCAGAGGTACTTCTATCGCAACAGGAACATATCCTTGCCAAGGACGAAACGCCAGCAAACTTCGAGCAAGCCGAGCATATGATCAAGCGGCATGAAGCTTTTATGACAACTATGGACGCCAATGATGAAAAGATTAACTCTGTTGTGCAATTTGCCGGACGTTTGGTTGATGAGGGACACTTTGCAGCTGATAAAGTTAAGAAGAAGGCCGAAAACATCAACGAGCGTCGCCGGATTAATCGCGATAAAGCTAATCAACTTATGGATAAACTCAAGGATCAGCAACAATTACAAATGTTCCTGCAAGATTGCGAGGAACTTGGCGAATGGGTGCAGGAGAAACATATCACTGCTCAGGACGAAACATATAGAAGCGCAAAGACTATTCACAGCAAGTGGACTCGTCATCAGGCGTTTGAGGCGGAGATCGCAAGCAACAAGGACCGTTTGCAACAATTGCAGCAAGCCGCCGACGAATTGATTCAACAGAAGCCAGACTTAGCTGAGATTATCAAGCCAAAAGTAGTCGAATTAGCAGATCAATTCGTGGAGTTGGAGACCACAACTCACGATAAGGGTGAACGATTGTTTGATGCGAATCGTGAGGTATTGATACACCAGACTTGCGACGACATCGACTCCTGGATGAACGAGCTAGAGAAGCAGATAGAAAGCACTGACACTGGTTCTGATCTGGCTTCTGTAAATATACTGATGCAGAAGCAACAGATGATCGAGACACAAATGGCCGTGAAAGCAAAACAAGTCACTGAGCTCGACAAGCAGGCGGAACATTTGCAGCGCACTGTGCCAGATGATAAGATGGAAGAGATCAAatgtaagaaagagaaagtcgCTCAGAGATTCGCGCAACTTAAGGCGCCACTCATCGATCGCCAGCGACACCtcgagaagaagaaagaagccTTCCAATTCCGGCGTGACGTCGAAGACGAGAAACTGTGGATTGCAGAGAAGATACCACAGGCGACGAGTACCGAATACGGAAACTCCTTATTTAATGTTCACATgttgaagaagaaaaatcaGTCACTGCGTACGGAGATCGACAACCACGAACCCAGGATCAATCTAGTGTGCAATAACGGACAGAAATTGATTGATGAAGGACACGAGGATAGCTCCGAATTCCAAAAACTGATATCCGAATTAACAGAGAAATGGCGCGAGCTGAAGGACGCGGTCGATGAGAGAAACAGACATCTGCTGCAAAATGAGAAAGCACAGCAATACTTCTTCGACGCTACCGAGGCTGAATCGTGGATGAGCGAACAGGAGTTGTACATGATGGTTGAAGATCGCGGTAAGGACGAGATTTCCGCTCAGAATTTGATGAAAAAGCACGAGTCTCTGGAACACGCGGTCGAGGATTACGCAGAAACAATTCGTCAGCTTGGCGAGACCGCTCGGCAGCTTATAAACGATCAGCATCCGTTGGCTGATCAGATCGCTGTGAAGCAGTCGCAAGCAGACAAACTCTATGCCGGCTTGAAGGATTTGGCGGGCGAACGACGCGCCAAATtggatgaggcgcttcaattaTTCATGTTGAATCGCGAGGTCGACGATCTCGAACAATGGATTCAGGAACGCGAACTGGTTGCCGGTAGTCACGAGTTGGGTCAGGATTACGATCACGTGACCCTATTGTGGGAGAGATTCAAGGAGTTTGCGCGTGACACTGAAGCAATCGGTTCTGAACGAGTAGAAGCCGTGAACGGCATCGCTGATTCTCTGATTGCCACCGGACACTCCGATGCGGCGACGATCGCCGAATGGAAGGACGGCTTAAACGAGGTCTGGCAAGATCTGCTCGAATTAATTGAGACACGCACGCAGATGCTAGTGGCCAGTCGCGAGCTACACAAATTCTTCCACGACTGCAAAGACGTACTCGGCAGAATCCTGGAAAAACAGAACGCCATGTCCGATGAATTGGGTCGAGACGCCGGTTCGGTATCTGCTCTCCAACGTAAGCACACCAACTTTATCCAGGATTTGTCCACATTGCAGAGTCAAGTGACACAGATCGAGGAGGAATCCGCCAAACTGCAGGCAAGCTACGCTGGCGATAAAGCGCGAGAGATTACGAATCGCGAAGCCGAAGTTGTGGCAGCATGGAACAATTTGCAATCACTGTGCGAGGGCAGACGAACTAAACTGGAAGACACTGGAGATCTCTTCAGATTTTTCAATATGGTTAGGACCTTGATGATCTGGATGGATGACGTTGTGCGTCAAATGAACACATCGGAAAAGCCGCGCGACGTCGCCGGTGTTGAATTATTGATGAACAATCATCAGAGCTTAAAGGCGGAAATTGATGCCAGAGAGGATAATCTGATGGCGTGCATTAATCTCGGGAAAGACTTGCTAGCCAGAAATCATTACGCTAGCGTGCAGATAAAGGAAAAACTGGCAGCATTGACTGACCACAGAAACGCACTTTTACATCGATGGGAGGAACGTTGGGAAAATTTGCAGCTCA TTTTGGAAGTCTATCAGTTTGCTCGAGATGCAGCGGTTGCTGAAGCATGGTTAATCGCTCAAGAACCGTATCTTATGAGTCAGGAACTCGGt CATACTATCGACGAAGTTGAAAATTTGATCAAGAAACATGAAGCTTTTGAAAAATCGGCAGCTGCACAAGAAGAAAGATTTAGTGCCTTGCACCGACTTACCACT TTCGAATTGAAAGAGCTAAAGCGACGAGagcaagaaagagaggaagaggaaagaCGCAAGAAGGAAGAGGCAGCGGCGGCGGAGGCCGCACGTTTGGCCAAGGCAACGCCCGTTACTAGTCCAGACGAACCATCTAGTGAaag AGCCGAAACTGATGGAGCAACAAGCGGAGAACGCGCTGGAGAAGACGAGGGACACg TGGCACATCGCAAGGCTTCTACACGTACACCACAGCTTCAGGACAAACCCAAGGAAG TGCATGCACAAAAACCTAGGCAACTATCTTTCCGGGAAGGAGAAGGGATTCCTGTCGTGTCAACCTCTGCGAAAACTCCACCGCATGGTACTTCTCGCACACCGACAA